From one Triticum urartu cultivar G1812 chromosome 3, Tu2.1, whole genome shotgun sequence genomic stretch:
- the LOC125547383 gene encoding uncharacterized protein LOC125547383, with protein sequence MGHGRTFPASRWRLSSPQSWAQDWLASRWSSTTPSSSLFASCNQHHCADAVSRGHLRGTGHRIYVREWRLEAHADNEDQLHHVCLCLEGVPIHGWNNYIATFLIACGCSLDYIEQRSRHKEDTRDLALWAWTANPNAIPKVKWLTLPARGHRCRGRRGLRHRVLIHLDLHEDHSKAGDDDDNPPPPDVHEFTWYRKVVDGTFVPRERHPAQGCAERRADRREDDGDRDGRRGREGGRPWEGWGTRSDARFPATRVSASARGAKTAPETGPVDAAMTAPVLLLWPPLWRVLPFCGDRARAVMSRSAPSSSWAPMSRGGLTLQKVKRSGTPVVAMASKAAKKLVCRMMGITKNGEDVTEAILDEFTAKFKEQLAPEVILAMREFFHLDDSAVNDVEDALIDHGGTGALELAQDGVAAQDNQGSQPSAA encoded by the exons ATGGGGCACGGCAGGACATTCCCTGCCAGCAGGTGGCGGCTGAGCTCGCCACAGAGCTGGGCGCAAGACTGGCTGGCGTCGAGGTGGTCAAGCACTACCCCGAGCAGTTCCTTGTTCGCTTCGTGTAACCAACACCACTGCGCCGACGCCGTGTCCCGCGGCCACCTTCGGGGCACCGGCCACCGCATCTACGTGCGAGAGTGGAGGCTCGAGGCTCATGCAGACAACGAAGACCAGCTCCATCATGTTTGCCTCTGCTTGGAAGGTGTCCCTATCCACGGCTGGAACAACTACATCGCCACCTTCCTCATCGCCTGCGGATGCTCGCTTGACTACATCGAGCAGCGATCGCGTCACAAGGAGGACACCAGAGACCTGGCACTCTGGGCTTGGACGGCGAACCCCAACGCCATCCCCAAGGTTAAGTGGCTCACACTTCCGGCCCGCGGTCACCGCTGCCGTGGACGGCGGGGCCTCCGCCATCGCGTCCTCATCCACCTCGACCTCCACGAGGACCACTCCAAggccggcgacgacgacgacaacccaccgccaccagaCGTGCATGAGTTCACCTGGTACAGGAAGGTGGTCGATGGCACCTTTGTTCCGCGAGAGCGCCATCCAGCTCAGGGGTGCGCTGAGCGCCGTGCGGACAGACGCGAAGACGACGGCGACCGCGACGGAAGGCGCGGACGTGAAGGAGGTCGCCCTTGGGAAGGCTGGGGCACCAGGTCCGACGCTCGCTTTCCCGCAACCCGCGTGAGCGCCAGCGCGAGGGGGGCCAAGACCGCACCAGAGACAGGTCCGGTGGACGCCGCCATGACAGCACCAGTGCTGCTGTTGTGGCCACCCCTCTGGCGTGTGCTGCCATTCTGCGGGGATCGGGCTCGGGCAGTGATGAGCCGGTCCGCGCCCTCGAGCTCCTGGGCGCCCATGAGCCG AGGTGGCCTCACCCTGCAGAAGGTCAAGCGGTCCGGCACCCCTGTTGTGGCCATGGCGTCTAAGGCTGCAAAGAAGCTCGTTTGCCGGATGATGGGAATCACCAAAAATGGAGAGGACGTGACTGAAGCCATTCTTGACGAGTTCACGGCCAAGTTCAAGGAGCAGCTAGCCCCTGAAGTGATTCTGGCAATGAGAGAGTTCTTCCACCTCGATGACTCGGCCGTCAACGACGTCGAAGATGCTCTAATTGATCATGGCGGCACCGGGGCTCTGGAGTTGGCCCAAGATGGTGTTGCGGCTCAGGACAACCAAGGATCGCAGCCGTCAGCGGCCTGA